The region GTATTAAACAACGTGTTAAAAGACATGATGAGTAGTTGAAACGTGCTGTGAGAGGCTCACCTCTACAATAGCATCCACAGGGCAGGCCTCTTGGCAAAAGCCACAATAGATCCAACAGTCCACACCTATCTCATAACCTATAGTTATCCCCCACACGTCGGCACGAGGTTCTGCCTCAATTGTGAtcgcctgagagagagaaaaacatggGGGTCAGTTTGCACATTTAAATTGTACTATTACTGTGCAAATAATTAAACCTGCATGCAATTACTGCTTGTCAttaagccctgttcacaccaagaatgaaaataactataaagatattagcatccacaccagtggacgatattgtctgtttattataaCTGCACGctcgtctgctgctttaaataaTCTCGAGCTCATTATAGCAAGATTGATTCTGACTGGGtgtcaatgtttgtattgttcatcagctgggaaaaaaaggtgattttaacgatatcgtttctctgtgcctttatcgttataacTGTGGTGTgggctattctttaatattgaaaatgatttttagaactatatctttatcattatctaTATAGTTATCCTCCTTtttgtgaacgggcctttacacTGTTAAGTTATATTAGAAGGAACAAGGCCAATCAGAAAGAAAGTATACCTGGGCTGGACAAATGGCCTCACAAAGTTTACACGCAATGCACCGCTCCTCTCCAGAGGGGTACCTGCGCAGCGCATGTTCCCCACGGAAACGGGGCGACAGAGGGCCCTTCTCGAAGGGGTAGTTGATTGTGGCAGGTTCACGGAAAAGGTAGCTCATGGTCATTCCCAAACCTGCATCAACACAAACATCAGCTGGTACCTACTTTTAGAGGTATTTGTGTGATGGCTTTAAGGACGTGCTTTAGAAGTCTCATGTTGTTACTGACCTCTGAACAACTCTGTCCACAGAAGAGTCTGAGCCGCACGGTCCGTGATGGACTTCATATCTGTGGCTTCCTCCTGGTCATTGACATACTCTGCACATAGACAAAAGTGATGATATAGGAAAAGGATTAATACCAAGACCATATTTTGTACCACACGATACTTACTAATCCCTGCTCTGTGTGCAGATAGGCTGAGAGGACGTGCAAGATTTTGACTGACCAGAAATGACCCTAAGAAGTAAGCACATGATATAATCACTCATCTGAGAAACAAgactttattttgatttcatatacAGGCATATataaatctcattttttttttaaactcatataTTGCTTCTGTTCTAATCATTCTTAGACTCACCTGGCCTGGATACGGTGTAGACCACACGTAACGCCGCAGACATCTCAGTGAAGTGCACTGTGAGTGAAAGGGACAAAGATGAGAGATGGAAACTAgggtttgttatatttattttctcagaTTACAACACCAAACATACTTGTGGACATATACTGACAACTTTTAAACATCTAATTTTGACATAATGGTCAGAAAAAGGCTCATTCAAGACATTcaatattgtattgcattgcaacAGTGTGCCACGATTGTAACTTCCCCTTACATAACGTAAACAAAACCCTAAACATTGGTTCCGCTGACATCGCGAGACAACTGACGCATGAATGTCGTTAATTTAAACACCACATATAAATTATCGCCATTTAATCTATAGACAACATGTAACACGTCCAAAATAATAAAGCAACTGTTTGACTGGGCAGCCCAGAAACTGTAGGACTGCAGCAAGTGGCTTAGGACAGAAGCTCATGCATGTCCGTTTCAGCCGACTACTTAGCTTTCCACATATTTACCACTCACTTTCGCCaatgtgcatttatatatttaaactttgCCTAAATATCTATaactttgtgttttttattcaaagttaaaTGCTGTCCGTGAGATGTTGGAAGTAGCTTAACCACAGGCTGATTTTCTCAAGGACTTTCAATGACTATACCGCTATTATTCGTATAACATTTCTACCAATATTTGCGTTTCTAAGATTGTATTAATTATATCGGTTTCAAAAAAAATCCGTGCATATTCACTTAAAAGATAGATAGCGAATGCAAAGAGTTTAAAAACCAGTTCGCACTCACCGAACACTCGCTATTTGGCCTTCTCAACCAGAACAGCGGACGATtgaggaaatattttatttttgttttttactaaattttttttttatttatttatttaaatgattgttataaaaatttttactaaatataaGACAGAACACATACGCAAAATgattgggggaaaaaagaaagaaataaaaaaaaataaatgaataaaataaacacacaaaaataatacaccTAATAAAACCTTTATTATATACGCGTGTTTCTTTATGA is a window of Cyprinus carpio isolate SPL01 chromosome B1, ASM1834038v1, whole genome shotgun sequence DNA encoding:
- the LOC122135922 gene encoding NADH dehydrogenase [ubiquinone] iron-sulfur protein 8, mitochondrial-like isoform X1 — protein: MFKSCQYMSTMHFTEMSAALRVVYTVSRPGSFLVSQNLARPLSLSAHRAGIKYVNDQEEATDMKSITDRAAQTLLWTELFRGLGMTMSYLFREPATINYPFEKGPLSPRFRGEHALRRYPSGEERCIACKLCEAICPAQAITIEAEPRADVWGITIGYEIGVDCWIYCGFCQEACPVDAIVEGPNFEFSTETHEELLYNKEKLLNNGDKWEAEIAANIQADYLYR
- the LOC122135922 gene encoding NADH dehydrogenase [ubiquinone] iron-sulfur protein 8, mitochondrial-like isoform X2; the encoded protein is MSAALRVVYTVSRPGSFLVSQNLARPLSLSAHRAGIKYVNDQEEATDMKSITDRAAQTLLWTELFRGLGMTMSYLFREPATINYPFEKGPLSPRFRGEHALRRYPSGEERCIACKLCEAICPAQAITIEAEPRADVWGITIGYEIGVDCWIYCGFCQEACPVDAIVEGPNFEFSTETHEELLYNKEKLLNNGDKWEAEIAANIQADYLYR